ACCTTATTGAAGCAACAAATGTTGAAATCTCTGAGCGCCAAAAATCATGGCACTTTGTCAAAGACCCAAAAAAACTCGTGCCAAACAACAATTCACTCAAACGGATTGCAATCAAGCTTGCAACCGGAACCGCAACACTGCTTAAATCATTTCTTCTTGACTCAGTAATTGTCTTGGTGCGCCCTGAACTTGCAGCAGCAAAAGGTCTGCGAGGCATTGCAAAAGACGCGAAAGGTATTGCTGATGACATACACCACGCGCTCTCAAAAGTTGACTTGTCAGAAAAAGCAATTGACAACCTTGTTGTGTACTTCTATCTTTCTCACTACTATTTTTACTCGTTTTTTAGAGGCGTTTCCCCTACTGCTTCAATTGTAGGACAAGCGCTAACTGATGATGATAATGACTGCTATCTTAATGTTCTTGACGAATTAGAAAATAACTACAAGAACAGCACATTCTACTCAAACCATGTTCTCTTCAGTTTTGGCAGACTCATAAAAGACTTTAAGAAAAAAGACATGATTGACAAACTTGAACTGTTTGAACAAAATGCGATTCAAACCATACGCACGCTTCTTCAACAATACAATCAAGGTTCTGCACCCGTAATTGACCGCCTTGAAAAAATGGATATGATTTGAGAGTGGGATAATATTATTGAACGACCGCTTAGTGAAGATGAGAAGAAAAAAATTAGTTCATTTCAAGAAAAACAAAACGCAGGCGACATAAAAAACCTTATTGAGCATAACAAAAAGCTCATCACTGATTTGAGCAAATACCTCTATACTGCAAAAAAGTTGCGCACCATGATTGAATACCATATTTATGACATGATGCCCCTTGTTGAGAAACGAAACAGTATTGCATCACGAAAGAAAGGAAAAGAACACTATCGAAAAAGACGCGAACTTGTTGAACGTATGGTTGAGCGAGAATTAGGAGAAGACAAACTCCTGCTCACTGTTGTGACTTGGTATAATCAGATTGCTGAACTATACTTGTATCTTACAGAAATCGATAAAACCCTTTTGCAAGACATTAAAATACAAAACAAGTTTGACAAGATTTCTCGAAAAATTATGATAAAAGAAAATCCGTTGCGACTTCTTGACCTCACCCTTATGAGGCTTGCAAAATGAGTGCTATGCATTAGGGTATGCTTTTTCTACTAAGCTTTGTCGTGTTGCAAAACGTTTTCTGACTGGTTTGACAAGCACATCAATTTCTTTTGCAACCCCTGCTTTTAAATCAGCAGGATGCAGTGCACCTGACACAAAGTCTTTTTTTACCTCATCAAACGTGTTAAACGTCTTGTTGCCGCCAAACTTGTCAGGACGAACCACACTAAACTCGCCTCGAAGCGGGAGAATAACGTGCTCAACAAAAGTAGTAATACCATTACCTTCTAAAACTTTTGCAGGACAATACGCTTTGCTCACCTTGTGTGTAATGTCTTGAGTTGAGTCAAGCACGTCAATTTTTGATGCATCATTTGATGCACTCATCTTATCACCAGTGAGTCCAGGGAGCATTGGATTGAACACGCTCACATATTTTTTGAAGCCAAGCTCGGGCATTAATTCCCTTCCAAGCATGTAAATGCCGCGCTGGTCAATCCCTCCAAAGGCAACATCAGCATTCAAAAAATGCACATCAAGCACTTGCATTAATGGATAGACAAAGCCTCCCAGCTTTGGGTCTTCTTTAAAGCGCACCACTTCTGATGCTGCTCTTCTTGCACGCTTAAGCGTGACATTTGCGGCAACGCGAAGCATATTCATTGTGTAGTCCTCTTTAAGCTGAAAACTACTGCCGGTCACAAATTCAATACTACTTGTTTTGACCCCCGCACTCTTTAACATGCCAAGCAAGACCTGTTTGTAATACTCGCTACGATATTTGAGCAAATCCCATGGCGATTTTTGGTCATCAAGGTGTGCGTGCAAATCTGCAAGCAATATTTTGAATGTGAAACCCGCATCAATAAAATCCTTGAACTTCATGACGGGAATAAAATAACCAGTATGAACGCGACCCGTTGGAGCAGTACCCCAATACGCAACAGGATTCTTCTTAGTTTTTAACAAATCCACGAGCTCATCATGCGTCACCACTTCTTGTGTTCGTGCTTCAACCAACTTTGCACGCTTGTCAAGGTCCATACTGTAATCACTCTCATTTGTTGTTTTTAATGTTATCTTTAGTCCCACAGGCAGGAGTTGAACCTGCAACCCCGCGGTCTACAGCCGCGTGCTCTACCATTGAGCTACTGTGGGAAAACAATAATCCTTGTTTAGTCAAACCACGCTCATCTAGAAATCCATCTTTTCGCAACGAACGCACCGCATGCCACACCGTAGATTTTGGCATATTCTGCTTTTTTGAAAACCACACAACGCTTTGTGTCAAACTACCGCGCCACGCAAGATTGTCAAACACAAACAACACGGTCGGATGAAGTTTAGTTCGAAGAAGAGAGATAAAGACACTCACCCATAACAAGGTCTGCCATTAGTGGCGCATTACATACCGGCGTGTATCACGTCTCATGCTCTTTTTGGTGCGTTCAAACACTTTTAAGCTTTGTGTGCAATAAAAATGAAACATTACTCACTTACTTTTGCAACTTGTGCATGCGTGACGCGTAAAATTTCTTGTGGCGCGATTTTAAGCCCTGCAAATTTTGAACCAGCACTACTCATCACAACATTTTTTTGCATCACGCACGCGTCAAGAAAAAAGGGCACGCTCTCTGGAATCTCTAGCGGGCACACTTCTCCCGGCTCTTTGTCAAGCAATTCTTTTAATTCTTCAGGCCGTGCAAGACGGGCCCCGCGAAAACCAGGAATTAATTTATTATTCACGCGAATAGGGCCTAATGTCATTACTGCAGCAAACTTCTTATTTTTCGTAAAAATAATGGTTTTTGCAATCATAGCAAGGGGAATGCCCATTGCAATCGCTGCCATGTCACTTGTCTTACCGCTTGCTGAGTGCTCAACAACTTCAGCATTAACGCTGCCTTCAGCAATGAGTTTTTTAACATCATCTGGTCGCATGAACTCATTTGAGAACAGTCTGATTTTTAATAATTTCCTAAACTATTTAACCCACAAACTACGTAATGGGTAGTATGAAGCGCTCAGAGGCGGAATGGAAGAAAGAACTTACACCAGAACAATACCGCGTACTTCGCAAAAAAGAAACTGAAGCACCATTCTCAGGAAAACTGCTCTACAATAAGGAAAAAGGAACATACACGTGCGCAGCATGTGGTGAACCTCTGTTTAGCTCGCAAACAAAATATGATAGTCATTGCGGGTGGCCAAGCTTTTATGATGTGCTTGACAAGACCAAAATCAAAACGCGAACAGACACCAGTGCGGGCATGGTGCGCACAGAGATACTGTGTAAAAAATGCGGAAGCCATCTAGGACACGTATTTGATGATGGACCAAAGCCAACTGGAAAACGATTTTGCGTAAACTCCGTATCACTCGAGTTCAAGAAAAGTGACTAACACTGTTAAATGTGGGTGAATAATAGAAATCTTCAAAAACATCAGCGCAGTATCACAGTGTAGGATGAGGGAAAAGTCTTATACGCATTTTTCTAAAAAACTCACCTTCTGTGCATGTACTATTGGTATATGGGGTGAAAACCTTGCCTAAGACCCTTGAACACATTGTTGGAGATTACATTCATGCACCAATACCATTCTTTGACAACCTTAACATGGATATTAGCACATACTCGCCTCGCCGTTTTTATCGTGCAAAACGAATTACTGAAGAGTTAGAAGCAGAACTTGCTGTTTTTGCAGGAAATTTTGCAACAAGTATTGGAGACCACGACACGTTTGCGCGAAACCGTGACTGGGTGGGAACTCATTTTAAACGACCACTTAATCGCACACGATATGAACCCCAAAAAATTAATGGACAAAAAATTGGAACAGAAATCAAAGAGCTTAATGAACTTGACGACAAAATTGATTATTTTGCACACCAAGTCAAAGACTGGAAAATAAAACGACTTATCTACACCCTTGGCAGTCACGACCAAATTGAGATGGTTGTACGAACGGTTGGAGAACTTAACGAAAAAGTCAATCGCTATGAGCTCAACACACTTCGCTCGCTTGGAAACCAACCAGAACAAGTTGATTACATGCTTTCGCTCTCGCAATGGGCAGCACAAAACGGAAAAACCGTTGATGTGCCTGACGCAGGATTAGAGGAATCAAATCCTGAAGAGTACCAAAAACAAGTTGATGAATATCGAAAAAAAACGAGAAAACTGGTCAAAGAACATGACAAAGACTTTTTTGGTGAAAAGCCCGTTAAGAAAATGAAGAGTAAAAGTGACCTTGACCAGCACACTATTCATGAGGCATTCCGTGGACAGCGCCAAATGTATATTGACCTTCTTAATTCAAAAATACCAAAGATTGAGGTTGCAGGCTTTAAGTTTAATGATGATATCTATGGTCATTCATTTGAAATCGCAGCAAACCTTACTAGTGCTCGTTCACCGCAACGCTCAGGCTTTGCTAACCTTGTTGCAAGTGCTGAGCGCAGACTTGGCAA
Above is a genomic segment from archaeon CG10_big_fil_rev_8_21_14_0_10_43_11 containing:
- the msrB gene encoding peptide-methionine (R)-S-oxide reductase gives rise to the protein MGSMKRSEAEWKKELTPEQYRVLRKKETEAPFSGKLLYNKEKGTYTCAACGEPLFSSQTKYDSHCGWPSFYDVLDKTKIKTRTDTSAGMVRTEILCKKCGSHLGHVFDDGPKPTGKRFCVNSVSLEFKKSD
- a CDS encoding tyrosine--tRNA ligase; this encodes MDLDKRAKLVEARTQEVVTHDELVDLLKTKKNPVAYWGTAPTGRVHTGYFIPVMKFKDFIDAGFTFKILLADLHAHLDDQKSPWDLLKYRSEYYKQVLLGMLKSAGVKTSSIEFVTGSSFQLKEDYTMNMLRVAANVTLKRARRAASEVVRFKEDPKLGGFVYPLMQVLDVHFLNADVAFGGIDQRGIYMLGRELMPELGFKKYVSVFNPMLPGLTGDKMSASNDASKIDVLDSTQDITHKVSKAYCPAKVLEGNGITTFVEHVILPLRGEFSVVRPDKFGGNKTFNTFDEVKKDFVSGALHPADLKAGVAKEIDVLVKPVRKRFATRQSLVEKAYPNA